The following are encoded in a window of Chitinophagaceae bacterium genomic DNA:
- a CDS encoding DUF1761 domain-containing protein, producing the protein MLQNFDYLNWPAVAVAALAYFGLGALWYSKALFAKRWIADLKIDVNAPDAKKGMGMMFGGSLVMMFVQSLAIAIIAERLGIRGAGWMSGLKLGSPDRLLLLRCHRGGQLPVREKADEPVPDQCRVCDRWEYHSGSYYL; encoded by the coding sequence ATGCTGCAAAATTTCGATTACCTGAACTGGCCGGCCGTTGCGGTGGCTGCCCTTGCTTATTTTGGATTGGGTGCCTTATGGTATTCCAAAGCCCTTTTTGCCAAACGCTGGATCGCTGACCTGAAGATCGATGTGAATGCCCCCGATGCTAAAAAAGGAATGGGAATGATGTTTGGAGGTTCACTGGTGATGATGTTCGTACAAAGCCTGGCCATTGCCATCATTGCCGAGCGGCTTGGCATACGTGGAGCCGGGTGGATGAGCGGATTAAAACTGGGGAGCCCTGACCGGCTGTTGCTTCTGCGCTGCCACCGTGGGGGTCAATTACCTGTACGAGAAAAAGCCGATGAGCCTGTTCCTGATCAATGCAGGGTATGCGATCGTTGGGAATATCATAGCGGCAGTTATTATTTGTAG
- a CDS encoding beta-N-acetylhexosaminidase: MAVGQNSLNLVPVPAKLEMGKGSFRIDPNTQIVLEGSGLEKNASFLNDQLQQFLGYKLTVVKAQAGNNTIRLNYERLDNPIAGAYNLIVDNKGVYIAGDNENGVFYGIQTLLQLAGTSNLKPQTSNLKLTIPQLSITDFPRFQYRGMHLDVGRHFFPVSFIKRYIDYLAAYKYNSFHWHLTEDQGWRIEIKKYPELTGIGAWRNGTIIGRYPGKGSDNKPYGGFYTQEEIKEVVAYAAARYIDVIPEIEMPGHSSAAIAAYPWLSCFPSKPTEIPAKMISKKSMEEQKNGRVKLVQETWGVFDDVFCAGKDSTFTFLQNVIDEVFPLFPSKYFHIGGDESPKAHWKKCPACQLRIKSEKLKDEHELQSWFVQRIEKYLNSKGKTLIGWDEILEGGLAPNAVVMSWRGEKGGIEAARQKHNVIMTPGNPVYFDHAQSKNEDSVTIGSYNPIENVYAYEPIPKELNAAQGKYVLGAQANMWTEYMEYPSKVEYMMFPRMTALSEVLWSPKEKRNWEDFERRLPSVYKRLDEQKIHYSKAYYDLKATVMPTVDFNGVLWKVEQKNTGPIILNLNNMDTTWEYTQPVLIKSSCKYSASNNKISLKQPFSFNKATGKKITLITEPDKKYPGDGAFTLVNGVQNEMGLSRSSEFLGFLGKDLDATIDLGKDTEVSTVTVHTLNQNGSWIYLPSRIEVSFIPFIDTTIITKHTPLESVTQEVQDDTNVQTLKPAAPKTCRYIRVLVKNYGIIPSGKPGAGNPAWLFVDEIEVD, from the coding sequence ATGGCTGTTGGACAAAATAGCCTGAACCTGGTGCCGGTGCCTGCAAAGCTGGAAATGGGCAAAGGCTCATTCCGCATTGATCCCAACACCCAGATCGTTTTGGAAGGCTCGGGTCTCGAAAAAAATGCGTCTTTTCTGAATGATCAGCTCCAGCAATTTTTAGGATACAAATTAACCGTTGTAAAAGCCCAGGCCGGCAACAATACCATCCGATTGAATTACGAACGGCTGGACAATCCCATTGCCGGAGCATATAATTTAATTGTAGACAATAAAGGAGTTTACATTGCCGGTGATAATGAGAATGGTGTTTTTTACGGGATACAAACACTGCTTCAGTTAGCAGGAACCTCAAACCTCAAACCTCAAACCTCAAACCTCAAACTAACCATCCCCCAACTCAGTATTACCGACTTCCCCCGCTTCCAATACCGCGGCATGCACCTCGATGTGGGCCGTCATTTCTTCCCGGTGTCCTTCATCAAAAGGTACATCGACTATTTAGCCGCTTATAAATACAACAGTTTCCACTGGCATTTGACCGAAGACCAGGGTTGGCGGATCGAGATAAAAAAATACCCGGAACTAACAGGAATCGGTGCATGGCGGAACGGCACCATCATTGGCCGGTACCCCGGCAAGGGAAGCGATAATAAACCCTACGGTGGTTTCTACACACAGGAAGAAATTAAAGAAGTGGTAGCATACGCTGCAGCAAGATACATTGATGTGATCCCCGAAATAGAAATGCCCGGCCACAGCAGCGCCGCCATTGCAGCCTATCCCTGGTTAAGTTGTTTCCCGTCAAAACCAACGGAGATCCCTGCAAAGATGATCTCGAAGAAAAGTATGGAAGAGCAAAAGAACGGGCGGGTTAAATTGGTACAGGAGACCTGGGGCGTATTTGACGATGTGTTTTGTGCAGGCAAGGATTCTACGTTTACCTTTTTGCAAAATGTGATCGATGAAGTGTTCCCGCTCTTCCCTTCAAAATATTTTCATATTGGCGGGGATGAAAGTCCCAAGGCACACTGGAAGAAATGCCCGGCCTGTCAATTAAGAATCAAGAGTGAAAAACTAAAGGATGAACACGAACTGCAGAGCTGGTTTGTGCAGCGCATAGAAAAATACCTGAACAGCAAAGGCAAGACCTTGATCGGCTGGGATGAGATCCTGGAAGGCGGCCTTGCCCCCAATGCGGTAGTGATGAGCTGGAGGGGGGAAAAGGGCGGTATTGAAGCAGCCAGGCAAAAACACAACGTGATCATGACACCGGGTAACCCCGTTTATTTTGATCATGCACAAAGTAAGAACGAAGACAGCGTGACCATTGGCAGCTATAACCCCATTGAAAATGTGTATGCCTACGAACCCATCCCCAAAGAACTGAATGCAGCGCAGGGAAAATATGTACTGGGTGCCCAGGCCAATATGTGGACCGAATACATGGAATACCCCAGCAAAGTAGAATACATGATGTTCCCCCGCATGACCGCATTAAGCGAAGTGTTATGGAGCCCGAAAGAAAAAAGGAACTGGGAGGATTTTGAGAGAAGGTTGCCATCGGTCTATAAAAGATTGGATGAGCAGAAGATCCATTACAGCAAGGCATATTATGATCTGAAGGCGACGGTGATGCCGACGGTTGACTTTAATGGGGTATTGTGGAAAGTAGAGCAAAAAAATACCGGCCCGATCATTTTGAATCTAAACAACATGGATACGACATGGGAGTACACCCAACCCGTGCTTATAAAATCTTCCTGTAAATATTCCGCTTCAAATAATAAGATCTCTTTAAAACAACCATTCTCTTTCAACAAAGCCACCGGCAAAAAGATTACCCTTATCACCGAACCCGATAAAAAATATCCCGGTGACGGCGCATTCACATTGGTGAACGGCGTGCAGAACGAAATGGGCCTGTCCAGGTCATCTGAATTTTTAGGTTTTCTGGGCAAGGACCTGGATGCCACGATCGATCTTGGAAAGGACACGGAAGTATCAACGGTCACCGTGCACACCTTAAATCAGAACGGCAGCTGGATCTATCTGCCTTCCCGGATCGAGGTATCCTTTATCCCGTTCATTGATACCACGATCATTACCAAACATACCCCGCTTGAATCGGTAACACAGGAGGTGCAGGATGATACAAATGTACAGACCCTGAAACCGGCTGCACCCAAAACCTGCCGCTATATAAGGGTATTGGTAAAGAATTACGGCATCATACCTTCAGGTAAGCCGGGCGCAGGAAATCCGGCCTGGTTGTTTGTGGATGAGATCGAAGTGGATTGA
- a CDS encoding ATP-binding cassette domain-containing protein: MISANNITLAYGKRVLFDEVNIGFTKGNCYGIIGANGAGKSTFLKIISGEIEPNKGTIDITPGERMAVLNQNQFAFDEVTVLNTVLMGHKKMWDVMHERDTIYAKEDFTEADGIKAGELEHDFGEMGGYTAESDAATLLSELGVKDELHQVLMKDIGANLKVRVLLAQALFGNPDILLLDEPTNNLDVETISWLENFLADYENIVLVVSHDRHFLDAVCTHVADVDRSKIKIYTGNYTFWYESSQLAARQMSDKNKKMEEKRKDLLEFIARFSANASKSKQATSRKKALEKLVIEEIAPSNRKYPGIIFKQEREVGNEILKVENLTKTIEGKTIFSKIHFDLQKGQKIAFISRDPIALTSFFEIINGRMKADSGTYEWGTTVTTAYLPNDNSEYFEGSKLNLMDWLRQYVPPGTKDVDEDFLRGFLGKMLFSGEEVMKKTNVLSGGEKVRCMVSKMMLQNPNVLILDEPTNHLDLESIISFNDNMIAYPGIILFTTHDHQFMQTVANRIIELTPKGMIDRLMTYDEYLEDDRVRAMREELYT, from the coding sequence ATGATAAGTGCAAATAACATAACGCTGGCCTACGGTAAGCGGGTTTTGTTTGATGAAGTGAACATTGGCTTCACCAAGGGAAACTGCTACGGCATCATTGGTGCCAACGGGGCCGGCAAGTCCACCTTCCTGAAGATCATCAGCGGCGAGATTGAGCCCAATAAAGGAACCATCGACATCACCCCCGGGGAACGGATGGCCGTACTGAACCAGAACCAGTTCGCTTTTGATGAAGTGACCGTGCTGAACACCGTGCTGATGGGCCACAAAAAAATGTGGGACGTGATGCATGAACGGGATACCATTTATGCCAAGGAAGATTTTACCGAAGCCGACGGCATCAAGGCCGGTGAACTGGAACATGATTTTGGCGAAATGGGTGGCTATACCGCCGAAAGCGATGCCGCTACTTTATTAAGTGAGCTGGGCGTGAAGGACGAACTGCACCAGGTACTGATGAAAGACATTGGCGCCAACCTGAAAGTAAGGGTATTGCTGGCGCAGGCGCTTTTCGGTAACCCCGACATATTATTACTGGATGAGCCTACCAATAACCTCGACGTGGAGACCATCAGCTGGCTGGAGAACTTTTTGGCCGACTACGAGAATATTGTACTGGTGGTGAGTCACGACCGTCACTTTTTAGATGCGGTATGTACACACGTGGCGGATGTGGACCGGAGCAAGATCAAAATATACACCGGTAACTATACTTTCTGGTATGAAAGCTCCCAGCTGGCAGCCAGGCAGATGAGCGATAAGAACAAGAAGATGGAAGAAAAGCGCAAGGACCTCCTGGAATTCATTGCCCGTTTCAGCGCCAATGCTTCTAAAAGTAAACAGGCCACTTCCCGTAAAAAGGCATTGGAGAAACTGGTCATTGAAGAGATCGCTCCCAGCAACCGGAAATACCCCGGCATCATTTTCAAACAGGAGCGGGAAGTGGGTAACGAGATCCTGAAAGTAGAGAATCTTACCAAGACCATTGAAGGCAAGACCATCTTCAGCAAGATACATTTCGACCTGCAGAAGGGACAGAAGATCGCTTTCATCAGCCGCGACCCGATCGCACTTACCAGTTTCTTTGAGATCATCAATGGCAGGATGAAGGCCGACAGCGGTACCTACGAATGGGGAACCACGGTCACCACCGCCTATCTGCCGAACGATAACAGCGAATATTTTGAGGGGAGCAAGCTGAACCTGATGGACTGGCTACGCCAATACGTTCCGCCGGGCACCAAAGATGTGGATGAGGATTTCCTGCGTGGCTTCTTAGGCAAGATGCTGTTCAGCGGCGAAGAAGTGATGAAGAAGACAAACGTATTAAGCGGGGGTGAAAAAGTGCGCTGCATGGTGAGCAAGATGATGCTGCAGAACCCCAATGTGCTGATACTGGACGAACCCACCAACCACCTCGACCTGGAAAGCATCATCTCCTTCAACGATAACATGATCGCTTATCCCGGTATCATTTTGTTCACCACCCACGATCACCAGTTCATGCAGACCGTGGCCAACCGCATCATTGAACTTACGCCCAAAGGAATGATCGACCGGCTGATGACCTACGATGAATACCTGGAAGATGACAGGGTGAGGGCGATGAGGGAGGAGTTATACACGTAA
- the pfkA gene encoding 6-phosphofructokinase, producing MAKKVTKIGVLTSGGDSPGMNACIRAVVRTGIFHGLEVYGIMRGYSGMVEDDIVHMESRSVANIIQRGGTILKTSRCKDFFEHEGRKRAYENLKKRGINGLVIVGGDGSFRGAQIFSNEFDIPCIGLPGTIDKDIAGTDFTIGFDTAVNTAVEAIDKIRDTAEAHDRLFIIEVMGRDAGYIALHSGIATGAENILIPERKTEIDKIVAQLQEKERRHKLVNLIVVAEGDEFGGGNEVAKVIKSRLPLLEVRVCILGHIQRGGSPSCMDRLIASRMGYHAVESLVEGRHNVFIGIVNNKINYIPLDEAVKKKQRISEEWLKIVKILAT from the coding sequence ATGGCAAAAAAAGTAACAAAAATAGGCGTGCTTACTTCCGGTGGCGACAGCCCGGGTATGAATGCCTGCATAAGGGCAGTTGTGCGTACAGGCATTTTCCACGGCCTCGAAGTGTATGGCATCATGCGGGGTTATAGTGGTATGGTGGAAGACGACATCGTTCATATGGAAAGCCGCAGCGTGGCCAACATCATCCAGCGGGGAGGCACCATTTTGAAGACCTCCCGTTGCAAGGATTTCTTTGAACACGAAGGAAGAAAAAGGGCTTATGAGAATTTAAAGAAAAGGGGCATCAACGGACTGGTGATCGTTGGCGGGGATGGCAGTTTCCGGGGGGCACAGATATTCAGCAATGAATTTGACATACCCTGTATCGGGTTGCCCGGTACCATCGACAAGGATATTGCCGGCACCGATTTCACCATTGGTTTTGATACCGCTGTGAATACGGCTGTGGAGGCGATCGATAAGATACGCGACACGGCAGAAGCGCACGACCGTCTTTTTATCATTGAAGTGATGGGCCGGGATGCCGGTTACATCGCATTGCACAGCGGCATTGCCACCGGTGCAGAGAACATACTGATACCCGAACGCAAAACAGAGATCGACAAGATCGTTGCCCAGCTGCAGGAAAAGGAAAGGCGCCATAAACTGGTTAACCTGATCGTGGTTGCCGAGGGGGATGAATTCGGCGGCGGCAATGAAGTGGCCAAAGTGATCAAATCCCGCCTGCCCTTGCTGGAAGTACGTGTTTGTATCCTCGGGCACATACAAAGAGGCGGTTCACCCAGTTGTATGGACCGGCTTATTGCCAGCCGCATGGGCTACCACGCCGTGGAATCGCTGGTGGAGGGAAGGCACAATGTTTTCATCGGTATCGTAAACAACAAAATAAATTACATTCCACTGGATGAAGCGGTGAAGAAAAAACAACGCATCAGTGAGGAATGGCTGAAGATCGTGAAGATACTGGCAACGTAA
- a CDS encoding CocE/NonD family hydrolase, with protein sequence MKKYFVLGCFLVFAISTLTAQNADSLWVRENYYKIERMVPMRDGSKLFTAFYIPKDSSEKHPILFNRTPYSCNPYGEDKFNPRIYLTYWMNYLKEGYIIAIQDVRGKWMSEGEFEDIRPFNPNKKGKEFDEASDTYDAIEWMISNIPGNNKRVGVFGISYPGFYSTMAALSGHPALKAVSPQAPVTEWFLGDDFHHNGAFFLMDGFNFYSGFGKPRPKPTTQWSEGFNFKSQDNYDFYLKTGALKNFAKLMGDSIAFWKDLYAHPDYDDWWKARNPMNFVTNIRPAVLVVGGLFDAEDCYGAWNLYKAIESKSKNTDNRLVMGPWQHGGWGGRGDGSYLGHVRFGSRTSEFYQRNIEIPFFNFYLKLKGTVHDIAEANIFFSGENQWRRFEQWPPKNVVNQEINLVPGEDIALEVVNRKSGKYSEYISDPAHPVPYTEDVHLGRTAEYMIDDQRFASRRTDVLTYSTGVLQEDITLAGPLVASLFVSLSTTDADFVVKLIDVFPDTFRYAGPSPSGEVGRAYPMGGYQMLVRGEIMRGKFRNSFEKPEPFVPGKITEVKYTLPDVAHTFKKGHKLMIQVQSSWFPLADRNPQKFVDIYKADDSDFQKATIRIYDNSSILLPVLK encoded by the coding sequence ATGAAAAAATATTTTGTCCTCGGTTGCTTTTTGGTATTTGCCATTTCAACCCTTACCGCCCAGAATGCAGATTCGCTTTGGGTGCGGGAGAATTATTACAAGATAGAGCGGATGGTGCCCATGCGGGATGGCAGTAAACTGTTCACTGCCTTCTATATCCCCAAAGATTCATCGGAGAAGCATCCCATCCTGTTCAACCGCACGCCGTATTCCTGCAATCCCTATGGAGAGGATAAATTCAACCCACGCATTTACCTTACCTACTGGATGAATTACCTGAAGGAAGGCTATATCATCGCCATCCAGGATGTGCGGGGCAAGTGGATGAGTGAGGGTGAGTTTGAGGACATCCGTCCTTTCAACCCAAACAAGAAAGGAAAGGAATTTGACGAAGCCAGCGATACCTACGATGCCATCGAATGGATGATCAGCAATATTCCCGGCAACAACAAACGGGTGGGTGTGTTCGGCATTTCTTACCCGGGCTTTTACAGCACCATGGCGGCTTTGAGCGGCCACCCGGCCTTAAAGGCAGTGAGTCCGCAGGCCCCGGTAACCGAATGGTTCCTGGGCGATGACTTCCACCACAATGGCGCTTTCTTTTTAATGGATGGATTCAATTTCTATTCCGGCTTTGGCAAACCCAGGCCCAAACCAACCACGCAGTGGTCAGAGGGATTCAATTTCAAGTCACAGGACAATTATGATTTTTACCTGAAGACGGGAGCACTAAAGAATTTTGCAAAACTGATGGGCGACAGCATTGCTTTCTGGAAAGACCTGTATGCACATCCCGATTACGACGACTGGTGGAAGGCAAGGAACCCGATGAATTTTGTTACCAATATCAGGCCTGCGGTGCTGGTGGTAGGCGGATTGTTTGACGCAGAAGATTGCTACGGCGCCTGGAACCTGTATAAAGCCATTGAATCAAAAAGCAAAAATACCGACAACCGGCTGGTGATGGGCCCCTGGCAGCATGGTGGCTGGGGCGGCCGCGGCGACGGGAGCTATTTAGGCCATGTTAGATTTGGTTCCCGGACAAGTGAATTTTACCAGCGCAATATTGAGATACCTTTCTTCAATTTTTATTTAAAGCTTAAAGGAACGGTACATGATATTGCTGAAGCGAATATTTTCTTCAGTGGTGAAAATCAGTGGAGAAGGTTTGAGCAATGGCCGCCGAAGAACGTGGTCAACCAGGAGATCAACCTCGTACCCGGAGAAGATATTGCACTGGAAGTTGTAAACAGGAAATCGGGAAAATACAGCGAATACATCAGCGACCCTGCCCATCCCGTGCCCTATACCGAAGATGTACACCTGGGCCGGACGGCAGAGTACATGATCGATGACCAGCGATTTGCCAGCCGCCGTACCGATGTGCTTACATACAGCACCGGTGTACTGCAGGAAGACATCACCCTGGCCGGCCCGCTGGTGGCCAGCCTGTTCGTGAGCCTCTCCACAACCGATGCAGATTTTGTAGTAAAACTTATCGATGTTTTCCCGGATACATTTCGCTATGCCGGCCCCTCCCCTTCAGGGGAGGTTGGGAGGGCTTATCCCATGGGTGGTTACCAGATGCTGGTACGTGGAGAGATCATGCGGGGCAAATTCCGGAACAGCTTTGAAAAACCGGAGCCATTTGTACCCGGCAAGATCACCGAAGTGAAATATACCCTGCCCGATGTGGCACATACATTTAAAAAAGGCCATAAGCTGATGATACAGGTCCAGAGCAGCTGGTTTCCGCTGGCCGACAGGAATCCCCAGAAATTCGTTGACATCTACAAAGCCGATGACAGTGATTTTCAAAAAGCAACCATCCGCATTTACGATAACAGCAGTATCCTTTTACCCGTTTTGAAATAA
- a CDS encoding nuclear transport factor 2 family protein, whose amino-acid sequence MTNRDQLINNFYSSFQKLDPRGMTDCYSDDIVFFDPAFGLLRGDEAKCMWEMLCRNAKDFSLTYGNIQHLDGEYSTCDWVATYTFSKTGRKVVNKIKANMRFAGGKIVEHSDAFSLHKWASQAMGLVGWLLGWNRFFQRKIQNGARKNLMRFMKEKNL is encoded by the coding sequence ATGACAAACCGTGACCAACTCATCAATAATTTTTACTCTTCCTTCCAAAAACTCGATCCCCGGGGGATGACGGACTGTTACAGCGATGATATCGTATTTTTTGACCCGGCCTTTGGTCTGCTGAGAGGGGATGAGGCAAAGTGCATGTGGGAGATGCTTTGCAGGAATGCCAAAGACTTTTCACTTACCTATGGCAACATACAGCACCTGGACGGGGAATACAGCACCTGCGACTGGGTGGCTACCTATACTTTTTCCAAAACGGGCCGTAAAGTGGTGAATAAGATAAAGGCCAACATGCGTTTTGCCGGTGGAAAGATCGTTGAGCACAGCGATGCCTTCAGCCTGCACAAATGGGCAAGCCAGGCAATGGGTCTTGTAGGATGGTTACTGGGATGGAACCGTTTCTTCCAGCGGAAGATACAGAACGGGGCTAGGAAGAACCTCATGCGGTTCATGAAAGAAAAAAACCTATAA
- a CDS encoding elongation factor G, whose protein sequence is MATYDSNHVKNIALLGHAGCGKTTLAESMLFDAGVTKRRGSIAARNTVSDYHELETERQSSVFSSLLHCPWKDYKINIIDTPGYEDFVGEVISALRVADTGVIVLNAAAGVEVGADVIWEYTDTFKTPTIFIANKLDLPEADFDRTLREAKTHFGGNVVAVQYPVQTGSGFNSIVDVLNMVMYKFPPEGGKPEKCPIPGSEKDKAEQLHKELIESIASNDEGLMEKYFDKGELTEEEMKAGLHASMIKHDIFPLFCASGEKNMGMGRILSFIDYVCPAANEMPPQKTRSGKELPCHTNGPACIFIFKTIIEPHIGELSLFKVYSGTIKTGCELLNENTGVTEKFNQLFLMEGHNRVPVQELVAGDIGATIKLRSTHVNNTLHDKGANIELVPIEFPHPNVTVAISVVNKGDEEKLSQALHTLQEEDATVRFEVSKETKQTLLHCQGELHLKVLQWKIDHIHKLDVKFEKPRIPYRETISRRAESNYRHKKQSGGAGQFAEVYMRIEPWYEGMPNPEGLNLRAKEEIDLEWGGKLVFCNCIVGGAIDTRFLPSILKGVMEKMQNGPLTGSYVRDVRVSVYDGKMHDVDSNDISFKIAGLQAFRQAFMEADPQLLEPIYTVEVLCSDEMVGAVMGDLQSRMGVVEGMEAEGHFEKITAKVPLAQMHQYSSSLRSLTGGRARFNMYFDSYSPVAYDVQRKLTEAYSKHEMVME, encoded by the coding sequence ATGGCTACGTACGATTCAAACCACGTAAAAAACATTGCCCTGCTGGGGCATGCCGGATGTGGCAAGACCACCCTTGCCGAAAGCATGCTCTTTGATGCAGGCGTCACTAAACGCCGCGGCAGTATTGCTGCAAGAAACACCGTTAGTGATTACCACGAACTGGAAACAGAAAGGCAGAGTTCGGTATTCTCCTCCCTGCTTCACTGTCCCTGGAAGGATTATAAGATAAACATCATTGACACACCCGGGTACGAAGACTTTGTAGGCGAAGTGATCAGCGCCCTGCGGGTGGCAGATACCGGCGTGATCGTGCTGAATGCAGCCGCCGGCGTGGAAGTAGGCGCCGATGTGATCTGGGAATACACCGATACGTTTAAAACACCCACCATCTTTATTGCCAACAAGCTCGACCTGCCCGAAGCAGATTTTGACCGCACCCTCCGGGAAGCCAAAACACATTTCGGCGGCAACGTGGTGGCAGTGCAATACCCGGTGCAGACAGGTTCCGGATTCAACAGCATTGTGGATGTACTGAATATGGTGATGTATAAATTCCCGCCCGAAGGCGGCAAGCCGGAAAAATGTCCCATCCCCGGCAGTGAAAAAGATAAAGCAGAACAACTGCACAAGGAACTCATCGAATCCATCGCTTCCAATGATGAGGGTCTGATGGAAAAATATTTTGACAAAGGCGAACTCACCGAAGAAGAAATGAAGGCCGGCCTGCATGCGTCCATGATCAAACACGACATCTTCCCGCTCTTCTGTGCATCGGGAGAAAAGAACATGGGCATGGGCCGCATCCTCAGCTTCATCGATTATGTATGCCCCGCTGCCAACGAGATGCCGCCGCAAAAAACAAGATCAGGCAAAGAACTGCCCTGCCATACAAATGGCCCTGCCTGCATCTTTATTTTCAAGACCATCATTGAACCGCATATCGGTGAACTCAGTTTGTTTAAAGTGTACAGCGGCACCATTAAAACAGGTTGCGAACTGCTGAATGAGAACACGGGCGTTACGGAGAAATTCAACCAGCTGTTCTTAATGGAAGGCCATAACCGGGTACCGGTGCAGGAACTGGTGGCCGGCGATATCGGCGCCACCATCAAACTCCGGTCAACACATGTGAACAATACCCTGCACGATAAAGGCGCCAATATTGAACTGGTGCCCATCGAATTCCCGCATCCCAATGTCACCGTTGCCATCAGCGTGGTGAACAAAGGCGATGAGGAAAAATTATCACAGGCATTGCATACCCTGCAGGAAGAAGATGCTACGGTTCGTTTTGAAGTGTCGAAAGAAACAAAACAAACATTGCTGCATTGCCAGGGCGAACTGCACCTCAAAGTGCTGCAATGGAAAATTGATCACATACACAAACTGGATGTGAAATTTGAGAAGCCGAGGATCCCGTACCGGGAGACCATCAGCCGCAGGGCCGAAAGCAATTACCGTCACAAAAAACAAAGCGGCGGCGCCGGCCAGTTTGCTGAAGTGTACATGCGCATCGAACCATGGTACGAAGGCATGCCCAACCCGGAAGGACTCAACCTGCGGGCCAAGGAGGAGATCGATCTTGAATGGGGCGGTAAACTGGTCTTCTGCAACTGCATCGTTGGGGGCGCCATTGATACCCGCTTCCTTCCTTCCATATTAAAAGGGGTGATGGAAAAAATGCAGAACGGTCCGCTTACCGGGTCTTATGTACGGGATGTACGGGTGAGTGTGTACGACGGAAAGATGCACGACGTGGACAGCAATGATATCTCGTTCAAGATCGCCGGGCTGCAGGCATTCCGCCAGGCATTTATGGAAGCCGATCCGCAGTTGCTGGAACCCATTTACACCGTGGAAGTGCTGTGCTCCGATGAGATGGTAGGCGCTGTAATGGGCGACCTACAGTCCCGTATGGGTGTGGTGGAAGGCATGGAAGCAGAAGGGCATTTTGAAAAGATAACAGCCAAAGTGCCGCTGGCGCAGATGCACCAGTACTCTTCTTCCCTCCGCAGCCTCACCGGCGGACGTGCACGGTTCAACATGTATTTCGATTCTTACTCACCGGTGGCCTATGATGTGCAGCGGAAACTGACAGAGGCGTACAGCAAGCACGAGATGGTGATGGAATGA